The following nucleotide sequence is from Sulfurospirillum arsenophilum NBRC 109478.
TTGGACTTCTCATTTTATGGTACAAGCGTAATGGTTCTGTTGATCTTAACAACCTTCAGATGATGAAAGGGTAAGGCAATGGAAAAATATCTTTACACAGCACTTTTTGCACCTTTAATAAGCTCTTTGTTTGTTGCACTCTTTGCAGCACGCCCTAAGATGCTTTTCACAGGTATCGTTGCCTCTATGCTCATTGCTATTTCGATGATTGCATCGTTTATTTTATTGATTGATGTGAATACGTATGGACCTTTACATGTAACGATGATGGACTGGATCGCAGCGGGTAATTTGGAGATTCCTTTTGGCTTTGTGGTTGATGAAGTTTCGGTTATTATGATGGTAACGGTCACACTGGTTTCAACGATTGTTCATATCTATTCTATCGGTTATATGGATCATGATAAGAGCTTTAACCGTTTCTTTTCTTACCTCTCAGCTTTCGTTTTTTCCATGATGATTTTGGTTATGAGCGATAACTTTGTAGGTCTTTTTATTGGATGGGAAGGTGTGGGGCTTTGTTCATGGTTACTCATTGGTTTTTGGTACCACAAACATTCTGCTTCGTGGGCAGCCAATGAAGCGTTTATTATGAATAGAATTGCCGATCTTGGTATGCTGATGGGACTTTTTCTCATTTATTGGAATGTCGGTTCATTCCAATACGACGATGTTTTTGCCAGTGTAAAGTCAATGGACGTAACGTTGCTTGCAACTATTGGTATGTTTTTATTTATCGGTGCAATGGGTAAATCAGCACAGTTTCCACTTCATACATGGTTAGCCGATGCCATGGAAGGTCCAACACCTGTTTCAGCGCTCATTCATGCCGCAACTATGGTAACCGCGGGTGTCTATCTTGTAATTCGTTGTGGAGAGCTCTACACGCTTATACCTGAAGTGGGTTTTGCTATTGCTTCCCTAGGAGCTTTTGTGGCTGTCTTTGCCGCTTCGATGGCATTGGTCAATAACGACCTTAAGCGCATTATCGCCTACTCAACACTTTCACAACTGGGTTATATG
It contains:
- the nuoL gene encoding NADH-quinone oxidoreductase subunit L produces the protein MEKYLYTALFAPLISSLFVALFAARPKMLFTGIVASMLIAISMIASFILLIDVNTYGPLHVTMMDWIAAGNLEIPFGFVVDEVSVIMMVTVTLVSTIVHIYSIGYMDHDKSFNRFFSYLSAFVFSMMILVMSDNFVGLFIGWEGVGLCSWLLIGFWYHKHSASWAANEAFIMNRIADLGMLMGLFLIYWNVGSFQYDDVFASVKSMDVTLLATIGMFLFIGAMGKSAQFPLHTWLADAMEGPTPVSALIHAATMVTAGVYLVIRCGELYTLIPEVGFAIASLGAFVAVFAASMALVNNDLKRIIAYSTLSQLGYMFVAAGLGAYWIALFHLMTHAFFKSLLFLGAGNVMHAMHDELNIKKMGGLYGSMKATAILMSVASVALAGIYPFAGFFSKDKILEVAFNEGAYFLWFALFIGAGLTAFYSFRLVMLVFFGEKEYVKYGLHPHEAQPFVIYALLPLGLLAVVAGFLEHTFEGFVTRLLAQYEIHIEHGTEALLIAGTLGIAVSGIAFAVYMYKRGGFPKSLEERAVYKLLSNQYYIPKLYELYIMRPFSALSRFAWLKIDTKIVDFTVDLIAKTVYSTGQNARKMQSGNLSDMLRWMVVGMIVLLALAIFYRPMV